One genomic region from Candidatus Margulisiibacteriota bacterium encodes:
- a CDS encoding MFS transporter yields the protein MDFVKKIFRTLKYKNYRIFFTTQIVSLIGIWMQQIAMIWLIYRLTNSLILLGLMGFLSQIPSLFISPVAGVFADRHDKKRLLIFTQILFAVIALFFAYLVYRNELHIHYFLILGLIFGFINAFDIPVRQSFFIELIDNKKDVTNAVALNSVAFHGARLIGPAIAGFIIKWLGEDICFLLNGLSYIPVILALMFMIKIPAIALEKQKKVTIYFHFQEGIQYIIKSRVILPIITLVGIISLMGMSYVVLLPAFVKEVYHGDSALLGFFMSAAGAGALTGAIYLASREKVTNLVYLMVITSGILGFSLVTFSIAHNVYLSLIMLICVGFSMMMQLGGSNVLLQTITENKLRGRIMSIYSIAFAGTVPIGNLLAGFISHNIGIRLTLSLGGLCCLLAGIWFNTHIPGVRETVRKIYSEF from the coding sequence ATGGATTTTGTTAAGAAGATTTTCCGTACACTGAAGTATAAAAATTACCGTATTTTTTTTACAACACAAATTGTTTCCCTGATCGGGATATGGATGCAGCAGATTGCTATGATCTGGTTAATTTACAGGCTTACAAATTCTTTGATTTTACTTGGACTGATGGGTTTTTTGAGCCAGATACCATCTCTGTTTATATCGCCTGTTGCCGGTGTTTTTGCAGACAGACACGATAAAAAAAGGTTGCTTATTTTCACCCAGATATTGTTCGCGGTGATTGCCTTGTTTTTCGCTTATCTGGTTTATAGAAACGAGCTGCATATTCATTATTTCTTGATATTGGGACTGATTTTTGGATTTATTAATGCCTTTGATATCCCAGTACGCCAGTCTTTTTTTATAGAGTTGATAGACAATAAAAAAGATGTTACCAATGCCGTAGCCTTGAACTCTGTGGCCTTTCACGGGGCAAGATTAATCGGACCGGCCATCGCGGGATTTATTATTAAATGGTTAGGTGAAGACATTTGTTTTTTATTAAACGGACTGAGCTACATCCCGGTTATTCTGGCATTGATGTTTATGATAAAGATACCCGCTATAGCGCTGGAGAAACAAAAAAAGGTAACAATATATTTCCATTTTCAGGAAGGTATTCAATATATCATTAAGAGCAGAGTGATATTGCCAATTATTACTCTTGTGGGGATTATAAGTCTTATGGGTATGTCTTATGTTGTATTATTGCCTGCCTTTGTAAAGGAAGTCTATCATGGTGATTCTGCATTGTTGGGTTTTTTTATGAGCGCTGCTGGAGCCGGGGCACTAACTGGGGCCATATATCTGGCTTCCAGAGAAAAAGTAACAAACCTGGTTTATTTAATGGTCATAACTTCCGGTATTCTGGGGTTCAGCCTGGTTACTTTTTCCATAGCTCATAACGTTTATCTTTCTTTAATCATGCTCATTTGTGTGGGATTCAGTATGATGATGCAGCTCGGTGGCAGCAATGTTTTACTGCAGACTATAACCGAGAACAAATTGCGCGGGCGAATAATGAGTATATATTCAATTGCCTTTGCCGGCACGGTGCCAATCGGCAATTTGCTGGCGGGTTTTATTTCGCACAATATCGGCATCCGGCTTACGCTTTCCCTGGGGGGCTTATGTTGTTTGTTGGCAGGGATATGGTTTAACACGCACATTCCCGGAGTGAGAGAAACTGTCAGAAAAATCTATTCTGAGTTTTGA
- the pth gene encoding aminoacyl-tRNA hydrolase, with protein MANDQNIYAVIGLGNPGPEYEHTRHNAGFMAIDALTKAWNTGKFKQEKKLCSYVLTQQKGARIYLVKPTTFMNNSGTAAIWIKSFFKIPEAHIIIIYDDIALPCGQIRIRKKGSSGGHNGVESIISQISDNFGRIRIGIKSADPIYSLHNFVLNNFTPEESTVIYHSLKQMPDIIKTIVAEGFEKAMNLFNAKVPKINGQNSE; from the coding sequence ATGGCAAATGATCAAAATATTTATGCTGTTATCGGACTTGGCAACCCAGGCCCTGAATATGAACATACCCGTCATAACGCCGGATTTATGGCTATCGATGCTCTTACAAAAGCCTGGAACACAGGCAAGTTCAAGCAGGAGAAAAAATTATGTTCTTATGTTCTCACCCAGCAAAAGGGAGCCAGAATTTATCTGGTTAAGCCTACTACTTTTATGAATAACAGCGGAACAGCTGCGATTTGGATCAAATCATTTTTTAAAATTCCTGAAGCCCATATTATTATAATTTATGATGATATTGCCCTGCCCTGCGGGCAAATCCGTATCAGAAAAAAAGGTTCATCGGGCGGGCACAACGGTGTAGAATCAATAATCTCCCAGATTAGTGACAATTTCGGTAGAATACGGATTGGAATAAAAAGCGCTGATCCTATCTACAGTCTGCATAATTTTGTTTTAAACAACTTTACTCCGGAAGAATCAACAGTTATTTATCACAGCCTGAAGCAGATGCCGGATATTATTAAAACTATTGTAGCAGAAGGATTTGAAAAAGCCATGAACCTCTTTAATGCAAAGGTTCCAAAAATAAATGGTCAAAACTCAGAATAG